CTTGCAATTTCGACTATATAAGCAAAAAGAATGGTTTTTAAAAGAGAGAAAAACTGTAAGACTAATCTTAGAAATTGATAATTTTTTTCTTAGATTTCTCGTAGAACCAGTAATCCTCGATTATGACATACAAACAAAAGAATTAGTTCAATACATTGGAATATCCAATTTATACGATGAAAACAATAAACCATATAAAGTAAAAATCATTTTTGACCATGAAGGAGATGGATATGATATTACAACGAGTTCAACATATACCAAGAAATATTGATGAAGTCTGGGATTTTTTTAGCAATCCCAGAAATTTAAAAATCATCACACCCCCTTACATGGGATTTGATATCATAAATGAAGTGCCTGAGAAAATGTATGAAGGACTTTTGATTGAATATCGAGTATCTCCACTTCTGAACATTCCCTTAAAATGGATTTCTGAAATATCATATATAAAAGAGAAAGAGTATTTTATTGATGAACAGAAGGTTGGTCCTTATAAATTATGGCATCATACTCATATCTTCGAGAAGAAAGATAATGGTGTTTTAATGAAAGATATTGTATATTATGAATTACCATTTTCACCAATTTCGAATATCATATTGCCATTGATTGAAAATCGATTAAAGGAAATTTTCAATTATCGTTATAATAAGATCAAAGAACTTTTCCCATAGGAAAATTCAAAAATCCGATAAAAAAAATTTCTCTATGCTAATTTTTAAAAAAATGATTGAAAAAATTAAACTCTCAGATATAATTGAAATTAAGATGGATATATTAACACAACTTAATGGCAATCCAGATGCTATAAAAGAAATTATCCAAAATTTAGAAGCCCAATTAGTGAGTTTATATGCTGAAAAAGAATACTTAGAGAAAGAAATCGGAGTATCAGATCCTGTTATCATAGTAGAAATGATAAGAAACATGGAAAAGCAACTCATTGATCTATATAAGGAAAGACAAGAAGCTATATATATTGACACGAAAGAGATTGTGATACAAGGACCAAAAAAAATAATCGTTAGAAAAAATAGTTAGTAGAATATGAATGAAATCAATAAATTATCAAGTTTCAGAAGTATCCACGAAAGTATCCACGAAAAAGCTGCCTTTTGGGCAAAACATCAACATAAATTCGTCAGTGATGATTTTTTAGAGAGACTAGAGGATATCAATCATAAAGAATTAGATACACAAAGTATAGGAATCATAGAAATAGATGACAAAGGTAAAATTCTATACTTTAATGATACTGAATCTAAACAAACTGGATTAAAAAAAGAACAGGTTTTGAATAAGAATTTTTTTACAGAAGTCGCAATATGCACAAATAATCTCCTATTTCGAAGTATATTTGAGCAAGGTGTATTGGACAATCATTTGAATCATTTACTTCCCTATGTTTTTACTTACAAAATGGATCCAATATTTGTAAAAATCCATTTGTATCGAACAAAAACAAAAAGAAATTTCATCTTGATTAAGAGAGATTAAAAATACATTCAATATATTATAAAACTATCAAAACAAATCAA
The sequence above is a segment of the Leptospiraceae bacterium genome. Coding sequences within it:
- a CDS encoding PAS domain-containing protein; translated protein: MNEINKLSSFRSIHESIHEKAAFWAKHQHKFVSDDFLERLEDINHKELDTQSIGIIEIDDKGKILYFNDTESKQTGLKKEQVLNKNFFTEVAICTNNLLFRSIFEQGVLDNHLNHLLPYVFTYKMDPIFVKIHLYRTKTKRNFILIKRD
- a CDS encoding SRPBCC family protein gives rise to the protein MILQRVQHIPRNIDEVWDFFSNPRNLKIITPPYMGFDIINEVPEKMYEGLLIEYRVSPLLNIPLKWISEISYIKEKEYFIDEQKVGPYKLWHHTHIFEKKDNGVLMKDIVYYELPFSPISNIILPLIENRLKEIFNYRYNKIKELFP